The genome window CTGACAGCGATCGACCCGGAATTCCGCAAGGCGCTGGTGGTCTGTCGCGGCCTGCCGACCGCCGCCTTCGTCGAGTTGCAATCCATCCATGACGGAGAGCCGGGCCGTCGTCTGGTTTCGGCCTGCGTGCCCGAGGGTATGGCCCAGACCTTCCTGATCGATCGCGGCTTCCTGCCCGATGCGGTGATCGAGCGGCCGCGCGTGATGGCCTCGACCCTGCCGCTGGCCATGGTGGTCGAGCTGCGTCGCACGCCCCCTCCGGGCCCGATGGTGCCTGCGCCGTCGCAGGGGAGATTCTTCGGCCGGGATAATGCGGCGATGGCGACGGCGCTCGGCGCCCCGCCGCCGTCCGAATTCACCCTCTATGCGCTCAACTCGCCCAATCCGGAGATTCCGGCCCTGATCGCCACGGCCCCGCCGGCCGCCTTCTCGAACAACCACCTCGGCTATGCGCTGACCTGGTTCGGTCTGGCGCTGGCCCTGATCGGTTTCTATGTGGCGGTGCTCGTCCGCCGATCCGGAACCACGCCTTCAATCACCGCCGCACCGCCTGCGGAGCGACAGGGCAAAGGACCCATTTCCTGACCGCCACGATCCATACCCTGTCAAACGGCGTCCGCGTGGTCTGCGACCCCATGCCGGGCCTGCGCACCCTGGCCCTGACCGTCGCCGTGCGCGGCGGCACCCGGTGGGAGAGCGAGAGCCGGTCCGGCTGGTCGCACCTGCTGGAACACCTCGTCTTCAAGGGCGCGGGCGAGATGGGCGCGCGCGAGATCGTCGAGCGGATCGAGGCCGAGGGCGGTTCGATCAACGCCGCTACCGGTTATGAGCGGACCAGTTTCGAAATCCGCGCGCTGGACGGGTCGCTGGGTCTGGCCATGCAGGTCCTGTCGGACCTGGTCTTTCGTCCCACGCTCGATCCGGCCGAGATCGAACGCGAGAAGGACGTCGTGGCCCAGGAGATCGCCGAGGCGTTCGACACGCCCGACGACCACGTCTTCGAGATGGCCCAGACCCGGTCCTTTGCCGGCCAGCCCCTGGGCCGACCGATCCTGGGGTCCGTGGACAGCCTGAAACCCGTCGATCGCGCCTCGATCGAGGCCTGGCGCGCGCGGCTGTATTCGCCGGACCGGATGGTGGTCGCGGTGTCCGGTGCGGTGGACGAGACCGAACTTCTGGCTCTGGCCGAGCGCTGGTTCGGCGATGCGGTGGCCATGCCTGCCGATGCGCCGGAGCCGGCCGTTTTCACCGGGGGGGTGGCGACGCTGAGCCGAAAGATCGAGCAGGCCAATCTGGTGTTCCAGCTGCCGGCTATCCCGGTCCACGATCCGGCCATGCCCGCCATGCGGCTGTTCAGCGAGATCCTCGGCGGCGGCATGGCCTCGCGCCTGTTCCAGAGCGCCCGGGAGGACCGTGGGCTGGCCTATGCCATCGACGCCTATCACGAGCCCTATGATGACACCGGCGTTCTGGGAATCTACGCCGGGGCGGCGGCCGACCGCTCGGTCGAACTGGCCCGGGTCTGCGCCGACGAGGTGCGCGATCTGACCGACAAGGGGCCGACGGATGCAGAGCTGTCGCGTGCCAAGGCGGTCCTGCGAGGCGGTGTGTGGATGTCGGACGAGAGTCCGGCCAGCCGCGCCGGGCGCAACGCCGCCCAGACCCTGATGTTCGGACGGCCTGTCGCATCGGACGATACCGTGGCGCGGCTGCAGGCCGTGTCGGGCGACGACCTGAAGGCGGTCGGCGCGCGGGTGCTGGCATCGGGGCGGGCGTCCACGGCGGTTCTGGGGCCGAAGGCGGCGGCAGGCGCGGGCAGGGCGTTCGTGGAGCGGGTGGCAGGATAGCGTCCCGGTCCCTCTGGGAGAGAGAGGCCTGATGCGCTATCGTCGGTCTCATGGCCCTGCTGGACTGGATGACGGATGCAACCGGTCCCGTGGTGGAGGGCCAGGGGGTGCTGCTGCGGCCGCCCCGGGCGGGCGACTATGCGGCCTGGTCCGCCCTGCGCGAACAGTCGCGCGATTATCTTCAGCCTTGGGAGCCGTCCTGGCCCGACGATGACCTGACCCGGGCCGCCTATCGACGGCGGCTGGGGGTCTATGCGCGGGAGATGGAGCTGGGACACGCCTGGCCCTTCTTCGTATTCGATCCATCAGGGCGCACGCTGCTGGGTGCGATCACCCTGTCGAACGTACGGCGCGGCGTGGCAGAGACAGGCACCTTGGGCTACTGGATCGGTCAACCGTTCGCGGGACAGGGGATTGCCACGACGGCGGTGCGGACCATGACGCGCTTCGCCTTCCAGTCGGCGCGCCTGCACCGGCTGGAGGCGTCGTGCCTGCCGAGCAACCTGGCGTCGCGCCGGGTGCTGGAAAAAGCGGGCTTTGTGAAGGAAGGCGAGGCCAGAGCTTATCTCAAAATTAACGGGGTGTGGGCAGACCATGTGCTGTTCGGCCTCGTGTGCGACGATCCCGTGGTGCGAAGCCACCGCTGAAGGAAACCATGACCTCGTGACCGGGCGATCCCGATTTCAGACCTGGGACGCGACCACGGCGATCGAGGCGCTTGCCGCCGCCGATTCCGTCCTGTGGATATGGACGCCGGCCGAAGATTCGCTTCGGTTCACCGGCGCGACACGATCGCTGGGTCTGGGCCTCCTGGCCCCGGAGTGCTCGGGCGCCGCCTTCATCGCCCTGTCGTTGCCCCAGGACCGGGCATTGGCCGAACGGATCCTGAAGCCCGCCGAGGAAGGAACCGAAGTCGCAGTGCGACTGCGCATGCGGGGGGCCGAGACCTGTCTGTGGCGCGGCGTCTGGCTGGAGGACGGCCTTCGTGCCGCCGGTATGGTGGCCATGGAGACGAGGATCTCCGGCTCGGACAAGGATTCCCTGACCGGCCTGCTGGACCGTCGAACCTTCCTGAACCGCGCGGCAGAGGCACTGACGGCACCGGGCGAATACGACATGGTCGTCGCCGACGTCGACCGGCTTCGCCGTCTGAACGAGGCGCTCGGCCACGAACGGACGGACATGGTGATTTCGGCGCTGGGGTCGCGGATGTCGGCCGCCTTCTCTCACGACGCCTCGCCCGCCCGCATCGGAGAGGACGAGTTCGCGGTCCTGCTGCCGCGCGGGATCGGCAATGCCGCAGACCGCCTGCGCGCGGCCCTGGAGCAGCCCCTGCGGGTCGCCGGGTTCGATATCTATCCGACCGTCTCGATCGGCTCGGTCACCTGCGAAGGTGGGCCGGACGCGCCCGATGCCGCCGAGTTGCTGCGCCGGGTCGAGCTGGCCGTCGGTTCGGCCAAGAAGGTCGGACGCGGCGGGGCCGCCGTCTATGGCCGGGCGCTGGAAAGCGACAGCCTGTCCCGACTGGCGCTGGAGGCGGATCTGAGGAACGCCTTCGTGCGCGGCGAGATCGAGCCCTTCTTCCAGCCGATCGTGAACCTGAACACCGGGGCCGTGGCCGGGTTCGAGGCCCTGGCCCGCTGGCGTCACCCCAAGCGCGGTCTGGTGCCGCCCGACGAGTTTCTGGGCCTGACCGCCGAGATGGGCCTGATGAACGACCTCGGCCTGATGATGATGACCCAGTCGGCACGACAGCTGGCCGACTGGCTGCAACGCCACCCCACGGCCGGAAAGCTGTTCTGTTCGGTGAACCTGTCGGTCGGCGAGATCGAGCGGCCGAACCTGGTCGATGACGTGGCCCGCGTCATCAGGGAGACCGGCCTGCCGCGCGGTGCGCTGAAGCTGGAGGTCACCGAAGGCG of Brevundimonas subvibrioides contains these proteins:
- a CDS encoding SURF1 family protein; protein product: MTDTTSSAPRFPILLTAFIAVCVIILCALGTWQVQRLKWKEGLIDRAEAAALLAPAPLAEVLTAIDPEFRKALVVCRGLPTAAFVELQSIHDGEPGRRLVSACVPEGMAQTFLIDRGFLPDAVIERPRVMASTLPLAMVVELRRTPPPGPMVPAPSQGRFFGRDNAAMATALGAPPPSEFTLYALNSPNPEIPALIATAPPAAFSNNHLGYALTWFGLALALIGFYVAVLVRRSGTTPSITAAPPAERQGKGPIS
- a CDS encoding M16 family metallopeptidase, which gives rise to MPGLRTLALTVAVRGGTRWESESRSGWSHLLEHLVFKGAGEMGAREIVERIEAEGGSINAATGYERTSFEIRALDGSLGLAMQVLSDLVFRPTLDPAEIEREKDVVAQEIAEAFDTPDDHVFEMAQTRSFAGQPLGRPILGSVDSLKPVDRASIEAWRARLYSPDRMVVAVSGAVDETELLALAERWFGDAVAMPADAPEPAVFTGGVATLSRKIEQANLVFQLPAIPVHDPAMPAMRLFSEILGGGMASRLFQSAREDRGLAYAIDAYHEPYDDTGVLGIYAGAAADRSVELARVCADEVRDLTDKGPTDAELSRAKAVLRGGVWMSDESPASRAGRNAAQTLMFGRPVASDDTVARLQAVSGDDLKAVGARVLASGRASTAVLGPKAAAGAGRAFVERVAG
- a CDS encoding GNAT family N-acetyltransferase; the protein is MALLDWMTDATGPVVEGQGVLLRPPRAGDYAAWSALREQSRDYLQPWEPSWPDDDLTRAAYRRRLGVYAREMELGHAWPFFVFDPSGRTLLGAITLSNVRRGVAETGTLGYWIGQPFAGQGIATTAVRTMTRFAFQSARLHRLEASCLPSNLASRRVLEKAGFVKEGEARAYLKINGVWADHVLFGLVCDDPVVRSHR
- a CDS encoding putative bifunctional diguanylate cyclase/phosphodiesterase, which produces MTGRSRFQTWDATTAIEALAAADSVLWIWTPAEDSLRFTGATRSLGLGLLAPECSGAAFIALSLPQDRALAERILKPAEEGTEVAVRLRMRGAETCLWRGVWLEDGLRAAGMVAMETRISGSDKDSLTGLLDRRTFLNRAAEALTAPGEYDMVVADVDRLRRLNEALGHERTDMVISALGSRMSAAFSHDASPARIGEDEFAVLLPRGIGNAADRLRAALEQPLRVAGFDIYPTVSIGSVTCEGGPDAPDAAELLRRVELAVGSAKKVGRGGAAVYGRALESDSLSRLALEADLRNAFVRGEIEPFFQPIVNLNTGAVAGFEALARWRHPKRGLVPPDEFLGLTAEMGLMNDLGLMMMTQSARQLADWLQRHPTAGKLFCSVNLSVGEIERPNLVDDVARVIRETGLPRGALKLEVTEGDIMRDTASAASILQKLKDVGASLALDDFGTGFSSLSYLARLPFDTLKIDRYFVLTMNKDEGSAKIVKSIVSLGRDLSLEVVAEGVENATLAKLLLDDQCHYGQGFGYAPALPAQEAEVYLNESLSDGAAPLKARSA